The Rhodohalobacter barkolensis genome includes the window GGCCATGCGCTTGATGGTGCGTGTAATTCTGTTGCTGTCTGCAAGGATCATAAATTTGAATAAATTATCAATAAACTAAACAGAAAGTATTCAATTTAGTATACTATATACAAATGCGGTTTCGACTAATTTAAAGATTAGAAGGGAGTATCATGAATAGTTTAGTAAAACAATCAATTGTAGCAGGTGGGAGTTTCGCTGGCGGTTTGGTTGCCGGATACCTGTTGCGAATAAAGAAGTCTGAATTACAATCAACATACAGATCTGCAAAATCTCTTTCTTCAGAATTTGCCCAAACTGTGAAGATCCGGGGAGGTAAAATTGCCGATAAAGGTTTAGAACGTGTAAAAACGATTCGAACCGACATATCCCTAAATTTCAAAGATCCTATTCCAGATCTGTATAAAGCGACAGAATCCCTCACGGTTGATGATTTAGATTTAAAACTTCCCCGGTAACATGCTGCCCGATCGATATTCAGAGTCGCTGCTTCAGTGGATTTGGGAAAACCTGGAATTTAACGGTGCAAACCTTCAGTCGAATACCGGAGATGAGATCGAGATCTTTGATCCCGGTAAAAAAAATCACGGAGCCGGTCCCGACTTTCTCCATGCCAACATAAAAATTGGAGGAATCCGGTTTTACGGGCATGTTGAAGTTCATAATCACGAAAAAGAATGGTTTGAGCACTGCCATCACAAAGATGAAAATTTCAATAGTGTTGTTCTGCATGTGGTGCTCGAGAGTGGAGATAAACCGACAGTTACTTCAGACGGTTACCGTCCGGCTCTACTTAACCTGAAAAGCTACCTGTCTAAGCCACTATTCGAACTACTTTTTCTAAAAGAAAATAACGGGCTTCCTTGTTCAAGCCGGGTCACAACAATTCATCAACGAGCATTTGAGCTGCAGATTGAAAAAGCCCACAGGGAGTACTTTAGATATAAAGTAAATGAACTGATGGAGTGTTATAATTCACACCTTACTCCATCTGATGCCTGGTTAAATTCATTTATTCAAAAAGTTTACAGCGCTTTAGGTATACCTTCCAATCGGGTTTCGATGGAGAAGTTGTTTCTGGATAATCGCGATAAGTTTTCAAGCCAAACAGACCGGGATTCTTTTGTTCAGGAAGTTCAGAGCATTGCATTTTCCAACATTGGAAAAGAAAAATACAACTGGAATGAGTCCGGGATGAGGCCTGGAAGTCAACCCCGGAAAAGAGTAGTGCAGGCTGCAACACTGCATTACGAAATCAGTAGTTACAGTGTTAGTAACTTTTTGTCTGATGGTACCGATGCCTGGGCGGGTATTATCAATTCTATACAGAATCAGGATCTTCCGGGCAGATCAAGAATGAACATCATTGGCCAAACCGTTTTTCTGCCGGCAATTTATTTATTAGGAGATCTATTCCATTCTCAGGATCTCTGCTCTCAATCTTATAAGGAATGGAGCGAATCATCATCAGAGCTGCCAAAAGAAGTTCGGATGCCCTTCGAGAAATCAGGTTTTGAACTGTCGCAACCCGTGCAAAAGATGGGGTTGGCGCATCACTACAAACGGTTCTGCAAAGAGAGGAACTGTCATAGATGTGAGGTGTTTAAAAGTGCAATTAATTCTTGACACATAAAAATCTTGTTTCTATCTTTGAATTCTGTCAATTCGATGAATTGCCCGGTCGTCTAATGGCAGGACAGCTGGTTTTGGTCCAGTCAGTGGGGGTTCGAATCCTCCCCGGGCAACATGTCATTATAAAAGGATGCCAGAGAGGTACTCCTTTTTCTTTTTTAACAACCTTTACCTGTCAATCCGTTGGATACGCCACTAGCCATATTTGCCGGTCGAAGTAATCTTGCACTGGCCCGTGCCATTGCCGAGAGTTATGGCACTGATTTGGGCGAAGTAACGATCAAGTCTTTTTCTGACGGCGAGCTGTATGTGAAGTATGAGCAGAGTATCCGTGGAGAAGATATTTTTGTTATACAATCGACACCTCCACCGGGCGACAACATTATTGAGCTGTTACTTTTATTGGATGCTGCAAAAAGGGCATCCGTTAAGCGAGTGACAGCAGTGATACCATATTTTGGTTACGCCCGGCAGGACAGGAAAGATCAACCCAGGGTTTCCATTGCTTCTAAAATGATGGCGAATTTACTGGTTGAGGCCGGGGCGGATCGAATTTTGACAATGGACTTGCACGCTTCTCAGATACAGGGATTTTTTGATATCCCGCTGGATCATCTATACGCGAGCCGGATTTTTATCGAGCATTTTACTGAAAATCCTATTGAGAACCTCGTCGTTGTGGCTCCGGATGTGGGTAGTTTGAAAATGGCACGCGCCTATTCAAAAAAGCTGGGTGCGAGTCTTGCTTTTATCGATAAAAGAAGGCCGAAGCAGAATGTTGCAGAGGTGATGAACATTATCGGTGAAGTAGAAGGAAAAAACGTTTTGATCGTAGATGATTTAATTGATACTGCGGGAACCATAACCAATGCTGCCGTTGCTCTAAAAGAGAGAGGTGCTTTGAATATTGTTACCACATGTACGCATCCGATTTTATCAGGCCCTGCTTATCAAAGAATTGAAGATTCACCGATCGATCAACTGTTAGTTACGGATACGGTTCCATTGAGGAAGCCATCCGATAAAATTAAAGTATTAAGTGTTGCGGGTATTTTTGCAGAAGCGATTCAGCGGATCCATACCAACGACACTATTAGTGCACTTTTTGATGATTAATCAATAATTGAAAAAACCATGAAGCAACCGGAAATATATAAACTGGAAGGCGAGAAAAGAGATTTAGGGAAAAAATCAGTAGCTCAATTGAGAGACGATCTGAAAGTACCTGCTGTTCTTTACGGTCCTAAAGTAGAAGAGAACGTTCACTTTTCCATTTCGGAAGTGGATATTGAGAAGATTCTCTCATCATCTGAAACCAAACTGCAAGAGTTGACCGTCGACGGGACAACCTATAAAACTCTTCTGAAGAATGTTGAGTTTGATCCGGTTACCGATCGGGTTCTGCATGCCGATTTCTACGTATTGGATGAATCACAGCGTGTGAAACTGAAGATTCCAATTCGACTTACCGGAACGGCTATCGGTGTTCGCGACGGTGGTGGACGTGTATTCCAAACTATGCGTATTGTACGTGTTAAGGTAATGCCTGACAAAATTCCTGCAGAATTTGAATTGGATATTACTGATCTTGGAATAGGTGATTCTTTACACGTAAGCGAGCTGGACATGGAAGGAATTGATCCGCTTGATGATCCGCGCCGTACAATCGTTACCATTGCTCCTCCAAAATCTGAAGCACTGTTTACAACCTCTATTGAACCTGACGAAGAAGAACTTCTTGAAGGTGAAGAGGCTGAAGAGCTTGCTGAAGGAGAAGAGGCACCTGAAGGTGAAGAAGCAGCTGAAGGCGAAGAAGGAAAAGAAAGCAAAGAAGAATAAAATAAACTCTTTGTTATGGCACTGATTGTTGGCCTGGGGAATCCGGGTTCTGATTATAAAAGTACGCGCCATAACGTAGGTTTTGAGGTGATCGATAACCTCGCCGAAAAACTATCCATCTCTTTTGATCCCGATAACGGCCTTTACCAAAAAGGTGAAGGCCGTTTTAAGGGACAATCCGTAGTTCTGATAAAGCCCACCACATTTATGAACAGAAGCGGAAAAGCTATTACGAAAGCACTGGCAGAAACCGGTTTTGATAAATCAGAATGTTTAGTCTGTTACGATGATATCAATCTTGAACCCGGGCAAATTCGACTGAGGCCTGGAGGGAGTGCCGGCGGCCACAACGGTATTTCAGATATCATAGAAAAACTGCAGACAAAATCTTTCCCCCGACTGCGTGTGGGCATTGGCAAAGAGTTTTCACGGGGCAAACAGGCCGAGTATGTGCTTGATCCATTTACAGCAGAACAGCGAGAGGAGATTGATAAATCGATTGATCTTGCATCAGATGCAATTTTGACGTTTCTTCGTGGTGGAATTGACATTGCAATGAATGAATTTAACTAATTCGATACTATCGCTAACTGAAAACCAATAAAAACTATGGTTAATACAATACTCTACTTAATACCGGTGGCTGGGGTAATTGCCCTTCTTTACACCTATTTTAAATCTGCCTGGGTAACTAAACAAGAAATTGGAACCGAACGAATGGAGCGCATCAGCAAAAGTATTGCGAGCGGTGCCATGGCATTCCTGAAAGCTGAATATCGGGTACTTGCCGTATTTGTACTGGTAGTTGCTGTAATACTTGGCGTCAGTGCTGACCCTACCACCTCAAGCTGGATGGTAGCGATCTCTTTTGTGGTTGGTGCTATCTGTTCAGGTTTGGCTGGATTCATAGGAATGAAAGTTGCTACCAAAGCCAATGTCAGAACTACTCATGCTGCACGAACGAGCCTTGGAAGAGGACTTGAAGTAGCATTTGCCGGTGGTTCCGTTATGGGACTTGGTGTAGTTGGACTTGGTGTACTTGGACTTAGTTTATTATTCATCATTTTTGGTAATGTTTTTGGCCTTGAAGGTGGAGAAGCCGTAAATAAAGTATTGGCTATTGTAACCGGATTTTCCTTTGGCGCTTCTTCTATTGCACTTTTTGCGCGTGTTGGCGGTGGTATTTATACCAAGGCTGCTGATGTTGGAGCCGACCTTGTAGGTAAAGTTGAAGCCGGAATTCCCGAAGATCACCCATTAAACCCTGCAACGATTGCAGATAACGTTGGTGATAACGTAGGTGATGTTGCCGGAATGGGTGCTGACCTTTTTGAATCTTATGTGGGTTCTATAATTGGTACTATGGTGCTGGGTGCAGCTTTTATTGCAGGTGCCACAATTGATGGAGCTGTTTGGGCAGATGCCTTTAACGGACTTTCTGCCGTGATGCTTCCGCTTGTTCTTGCTGGTGTTGGAATTCTGACTTCTATTCTTGGAACATTCTTTGTACGTGTGAAAGAAGGTGGCGATCCCCAGAAAGCATTGAATATGGGTGAATTTATATCAGCTTTCGTAATGCTTGTAGCTTCTTTCTTTATTATTACCTGGATGCTACCTGAAACATGGACATTCAACGGTGAAGTTTACAGTAGCATGGGAGTTTTCTGGGCCACTATCTTCGGTCTTGCTGCCGGACTTGGAATTGGCTTGATCACTGAGCACTACACCGGAACCGGAACTAAGCCGGTTTGGTCGATTGTGAAGCAGTCTGTTACAGGATCTGCAACAAATATTATCGCCGGACTTGGTGTAGGTATGATCTCAACTGCGATCCCTATTCTTATTATCGCTGTTGCAATTATCGGTGCTTATGAATTTGCCGGACTGTACGGTATCGCAATCGCCGCTGTTGGAATGCTTTCAAACACAGGTATTCAGTTAGCTGTTGATGCATACGGACCAATATCTGATAATGCCGGTGGTATTGCAGAGATGGCCGAGCTTCCCGGTGAAGTTCGTGAGCGTACCGACAAGCTTGATGCTGTAGGTAACACTACCGCTGCTATTGGGAAAGGTTTTGCGATCGGTTCTGCCGCACTTACTGCACTTGCTCTTTTTGCCGCTTTCATTACAGCTTTTGAGGCTGTAAACCCGGGAGTAGAGGTAATTATCAGTGTAACCAATCCTTCTGTGATGGCTGCACTGTTTGTAGGAGCAATGTTACCATTCTTATTCTCTGCTCTTTCTATGAATGCAGTAGGACGTGCTGCAATGAGCATGATCGAAGAAGTGCGTCGTCAGTTCCGTGATATTCCAGAATTGACCAAAGCACTTGCTGCCATGAACCGTAACGAAGGAAAGAAATTAGCAGACTGGTCAGATGAAGATCGTACTACTTTTGAAGATGCTGACGGTAAAGCCGAATACGAAAAATGTGTTGAGATCTCAACTCAGGCTTCTATTCGTGAAATGGTAGTTCCCGGCCTTTTAGCCGTGATCGTTCCCGTTCTTTTCGGCTTTGTACCAGGATTTATCAGCGACAGCCCAACTCTCGGTGCTGAAATGCTTGGTGGTCTTCTTGCAGGTGTAACTTCTGCCGGTGTTCTTATGGCACTCTTCCAGTCTAACGCTGGTGGTGCATGGGATAACGCCAAAAAGATGATCGAAGAAGGCGTGACTATTGACGGTGTTGAATACGGAAAAGGCTCTGAGCCTCACAAAGCCGGTGTTGTTGGAGACACTGTTGGTGATCCATTCAAGGACACTTCAGGCCCATCTCTGAACATCTTGCTTAAGTTGATGTCAGTTGTTGCACTTGTGATTGCAACAATGATTTAACTTCAACTTAGATAGTTTACTAAGTTTTAAAACCCCGGCGAGAAATTGTCGGGGTTTTTTATTTGTTTTCAATTGAAACTCAATTCAAAATGAACGTGATCTATGACTGACATTTTTAAACTTATTTATGAACACGATTTACGCCTCGATCAGCTTAGAGAACGACAACTGGACCGTAATAAGCAGGAGGTGTCAGGCAGCATTGAAGACTTTCTGAAACCCGACCCGACCTATTCTAAGTTTTACTTTTCAGGCAGTCTGCTCAGTAAAAATGAGTTTGGGTTGAGTTGCATGGTTCACTTCGATGAATTTTTAGATCGATTTTCCTCAGCTCTATCTGACTATCAGGTTTACCGGCGGGATCAAAGGGTTAGCCTAAAAGAAGCCGTAGCAGATACAGAACTTGGAATACCACTCATTCTTACGAAGAGTGAGAGTAACGCCTGGACGGATTTAGATTTAAACCTGGACATAGATAGCAACGTAGGTCACAAGAAAGAGGGTCTGTCTGAAGTGTTGAAGAGTGAAGACTTGGTACTCTACAAAGAACCGGCTCATAATGGGTTTGATCTTCATCTGTTTTCCCGAGTAAACATATACAACTCCTTTTTTGAACAGTTTCAAAAAATGGTCTCTGAAAACTTTCGGTTTTTCAGCATTAATGGAAAGAGAGTACGTTCAGAGCGTAAATTCTATTTTGAAACGTGGACACTGGATCGTCCGCCACACGGCGTAGAAGAGGTGTTTAAGGAAACGGTTCTTTAATAAGTCATTACTGTAGTTTTGCGATCATAATCATGCGTGGAGAGTCTGACTGAAATACCCCGCCCTCATAATCACCATAGGTTTTAGTGATTTCATATCCGGAACGATTGAGCTCAGATTTAAACCAATCCAGATCATAGAGTTTTACTCTCTCTATATATTTTACGGGTTTATCCAATGATTCTCCTTTAAATTGAATGGATTTAAATACCATCTCATCTTCAATTTTCCGGGTAACCTGATAGGCAAGATTTTCATAAACTCCGCTTTCGGACGGTACTAAATTTTTCTCCACATACTCGGGGTTCAGATAGTCGATAAAAAGTATTCCGTCCTTTCTGAGATTTTTAGCAGTTGTTCTCAAGATGCGTTTGTTCTCTTCATCTTCCAGAAAATAACCAAATGTCGTGAACAGGTTCACAATCGCATCAAACTGTTTGGGAATGGGATCTCTCATGTCCCTGATATAAAAATCAACGTTTTTAAGGTTTTTCTCTTTTGCATTGGATTTGGCCTTTTGGATGGCCTTTTTCGAAAGATCAATACCAGTAACATGATAGCCCCTTTTTGCCAATGCTAAAGAATTACGCCCCCGTCCGCATCCCAAATCAAGGATATTTTTATAGTCCGAAACAGGGATTTCTTTCTCAATCAAATCAGCTATTCTGGAAGCTTCCTTTTCGTCACGTTTCGAGTATAATTTTTCGTAAAGGGGGCTGTCAAACCAATCCTCAAACCAGCTCATAGCTTATTTACCTGTCTGTTTATAATTGCTTGAATACGGGCTCAATCTTAGGCTTTTAATTATTATCTTCCAAAAGTTTAGAATTAAAACCATTTATGAATTACACAGAAAAACTAAAGCGTTCAGTAAAATCTTCAAATTCTATTCTTTGTGTGGGGCTGGATCCGGTTCCTGAAAATATACCGCAAACATTGCGGAACCAATATAAAGATGACGCTGAACTGATTTTCGAATTTTGCAGAAGAGTAGTTGAGTCTACTAAAGTTCATGCTTGTGCTTTTAAACCAAATGTCGCTTTTTTTGAGGCATTGGGCGTGCCCGGCTGGGAAGCATTTGAAAAGCTTTTGGATGTAATACCCTCCAACCGAATTGTGATAGCGGATGCTAAACGGGGCGACATTGGAAATACGGCATCGATGTATAAACGAACATACTTCGATCGCTATCAGAATGATGCTATAACACTGAATCCATTAATGGGTCTGGATACATTAGATCCGTTTATGAATGACTCTTCAAAAGGGGTTTATGTTTTAGCGTTGACTTCAAATTCCGGTTCAGCAGACTTTCTGCAACGCCGGTTCCAGGGGCGATTGTCGCTCGGGGAGTATATTTCGGAGGAACTGTCAAAAAAGCAGTCCGTTTGTTCAACACACATTGGAATGGTTGTTGGTGCCACACAAATCGAATCCATTGCGCCCGTGTTAAATGCTTTTCCGCAATCAAATTTATTGATTCCCGGCATTGGAGCTCAGGGGGGATCCATTGTGGAATTAGATAAAGCGCTGGACAGGCATACCGGTATTCCGGTTGTTAACTCATCTCGAGGTATTATTTATGCAGGAGGAGATGAGGAAAACTGGTCGGAGTTGGTTTCTGAAAAAGCATCTGAATTAAAAGAAAACTTAAATAGAATTACCGTCAGATATGTCTGATAAATTACCCGAAGTTATCCTCTATACAGATGGAGCATGCAGTGGAAATCCCGGACCGGGAGGGTGGGGAGCACTGCTGATGTGGAATGGAAAGCGCAAGGAGCTCAGCGGAGGCGCGCCCGAGACGACCAACAATCGTATGGAGATGAGAGCAGTTATTGAGGGTCTTAAAGCCCTGAACAAAAGATGTCATGTAAAGATACATAGCGACAGTGCTCTGATTATCAATGCATTTACACATGGCTGGATAGAAAACTGGCAAAAACGTGGTTGGAAAAAATCGAATAAAAAGCCGGTTGAGAACAAAGAGCTTTGGCAGGAAATGTTGAAAGCAGCTCAGCCGCATAAGGTCAGCTGGATCAAAGTGAAAGGACATTCCGACAATGAGCTCAATAACCATGTGGATGCTTTGGCGGTTGCAGAATCACAAAAGTATCTCTAAACAGAGTAGTTGCCAATAACAATGATATCTCGACAGAATGAGAAGAGCCCGTAAAGAAACCCCTCGTGCATCCAATAAAGAAATATTTGGGTGGGCAATGTTTGATTTTGCAAATCAGGCATACACGCTGCTTATCATCACAGTGATTTTCCCTGTACTGTTTACCACCGTAATTGTGGGCGATGCTGATAATGATTTCCGGCTGGGGAATTTGCTGTGGAGTATTGCGCTTTCTGTCAGCTACTTTTTGGTTGTGCTTTCAGGGCCCATTTTTGGTGCAATCATGGATTATTCGGCGTTAAAGAAAAAGTTTCTTTTTTATAGCTACTTGCTAACGATTTTTGCTACGGCCTTACTCTATTTTGTTGAACCCGGCCTGGTTGTTCTTGGAGTGATTTTAATTATTATCTCTAATTTTGCCTACTCCATTGGGGAAAACTTTATTGCATCATTTCTTCCCAGTCTCGGACCGCCACGCGACCTTGGGAAAATTTCAGGATTTGGCTGGGCGCTGGGATATATAGGCGGATTGGTAGCTGCCGGGTTTGTAATTGTTTACCTGGGAGATGCTACTGCAGAAAATTTTGAGCGTATACGATGGGTTGGCCCGTATGCAGCTCTGTTTTTTATGCTAACGGCCATCCCTACATTTCTTTGGGTTAAAGAGCCCGGAGCCCGAAAGGAGTTGCCTGCCGGTGAGACTTTCGTTTCGATGGGTTTTAAACGGTTAGGAGATACCATGAAAGAGATCGGCGAATTTCGCGATCTGGCCATCTTCCTTATCTCGGTTTTTTTTGCAATGGCAGGAATATATATCGTTATCTCGTTTGCATTTATTTACGGTGATCAGGTTGTGAAATGGAATGAAACCGTTCGGGTTTTAATGTTTGTAGTAGTACAGATCACTGCGGCAATCGGAGCATTCTCCTTTGGTTTCTTACAAGATCGTATAGGCGCAAAAACAACGTACAATATCACACTGCTGCTCTGGTTTTTGGGGGTTTTAGGAATATGGGCAGTAACAGACATTACCGATTGGATAAATCTGACATTTAGCACGGAATTCGAAGCACAATATGTTTTTCTCTATATCGGTATTATAGCGGGATTGAGCCTGGGTTCTAGTCAATCAGCCAGCCGGGCATTGGTTGGATTGTTTAGCCCGGAACAGAAATCAGCAGAATTTTTTGGCTTTTGGGGACTCTCAAATAAGATTGCCGGTGTATTCGGGATTATTGGTTTAGGACTTTTACAGGCCGAATTTGGACTCCAGCAATCTGTACTCTTTTGCGCATTTCTTTTCCTCATTGCTATTGTGGTTTGTCTGTTTGTAGACCAACACAGAGGCGAAAAGGCAGCGGACTGGTATCACGATAACAGGGAGTGAAAATTTAACAGCAGATTTTCCGCCATTTTTCTTAGAAAATTTGAAAAAAAGGTAGGTTTTATCCCCTAATATGTTAAATTAAGCCGATTACAGTACAGGGATGGAAAAAAAGTCTTTGCACTTAAAAACAAGATGGGAAATCTCATCAGATTAATTACTAACTAAATGGAATATTGATATGAGCAGAATGGACGAAATCAAAAACCTGACAGCAGAGTTGGAAGGCGATCTTGACAAGTTTTATAACAAAGGTAATAAGGCTGCAGGTACTCGTGCCCGTAAACAACTGCAAGACCTGAAAAAGCTCTCTCAGGAAATCCGACTTGAGATCCAGGATATAAAAAACAAAGACTGATAAAGTCTACCACACTATTTTAGAGCCATCCCGATAGTATCGGCGGTGGCTTTTTTTATGCGATCGAGATTCGAAATACCCGCATCAAACCGGTATTAAAAATCCTGTTATATCTCTCGATAATCGTGTAGTTTTAGTGCTCACATAACAGCAAGTTTTATGAAGAATACTCCATTTCACAAATTACCTCCCCGGGCTATCAGAGTCTGGCAATTGGGAAGCTCTATCGGGAATCTGTTTTTCTTTGGTATCCCGGCAGTTTATGCGGCTGTGTTTGGAATGGAATCATTTCACTTTTGGATAGTTGTTACTTCATCTGTAATCATCGCTTTAATATGGGTTTTTTCAGTTGCTGTGCTGCCATATTTAAGTTGGAAGAACTGGCGCTATGCTGTAGATGCAAAGGAGATTGACTTAAAGAGAGGAGTATTGATAAAAAACCGAACGCTGATACCGCTAAGTCGAGTCCAGCATGTGGATACCCGTCAAGGACCTCTATTACGCTGGTATAACCTTGCCTCGGTTACAATTTCAACGGCAGCTACAACGCATGAGATTCCTGCATTGGATGAGGTTATTGCCGATCGTGTTCGGGATCAGATTTCCAAATATGCACGTCTGGCTGAAGAAGATGTTTGAATTTCAGAGACAGCACCCGGTAGCAGCGGTTAGCAGGGCTCTCAGTTTAATTAGAGGAAACCTGATTACCATTATTGTCTTTCTGGTCGTGGGTGCCCGAAGTGAAAGTTTTCCTTTTCTATGGTGGATAGGCGGAGGTTTTGCATTTCTGCTTATAGTGGGAGTGGCCAATTGGTGGAGATTTCTGTTTAAAGTTGAAAATGGTGAATTGCATATCAAAAGTGGAGTATTTGTAAGGAAAAACCTCTATCTGTCAAAAGACAGGGTGCAGGTTATTGATATTACATCCGGTGTACTGCAAAGAATGTTCGGTCTGGTAAGAGTTGATATCCAGACGGCCGGTTCAACATCCCGGGAAGCTGCAATTGACGCAATCACAATTCAAAAAGCGCAGGAAATTAACCGCTTGCTTCGGGCCGACGAGTATGCTGATGAATCAGAGGATCAACAATTCAAGCCGGAAGAGAAGCCCCATAAAGAGTTTAAATTACCCGCTAAGGAGTTGCTTATTGCTGCCTCCACCTCAGGAAGTTTTGGAATTGCTCTCTCAATTTTAGCTACAGTTTTTTCACAAATCGAACCTCTGATCAGTGAATCTGAACTTTTTGAGTATCTATTTGAAACCCTGCCTTCCCAAACCGATTTCATTTTTTTCCTGACTGTTATCGTCATATTTGTAGTATTTGCATGGCTGCTTTCATTCTTTAGCACACTGTTTAGTTATGGGAATTTCAACCTTACAGTTAAGGAGAATGAAATGGTTATTACACGGGGGGTTTTTGAGAAGAAAAGAGTGACGGTGCCATATAATCGAATTCAGGCTATTCATGTTGCAGAGGGGATGATACGTCAACCCTTGGGCTATGCATCGGTTCATCTGGAAAGTGCAGGTTACGGAGACGAGGCAGGTACCGGTTCAATTGTACTGTTTCCTCTGGTGAAAAAATCTGAGGTACTTTCTCTACTGGATGAGGTGGTTCCCTCTTATCAGAAAGAGATGTCCGGGCTTGCACTGCCTAAACGATCATTGAGACGTTATCTGTTTCGATCTACATTTCTCGTAACAGCAGCTACTGCGGTGTTATACTTCTGGCTTGAATTGAATAACTGGATATGGATTATTCCTCTGCTGGCACTATTCTG containing:
- a CDS encoding MFS transporter, which translates into the protein MRRARKETPRASNKEIFGWAMFDFANQAYTLLIITVIFPVLFTTVIVGDADNDFRLGNLLWSIALSVSYFLVVLSGPIFGAIMDYSALKKKFLFYSYLLTIFATALLYFVEPGLVVLGVILIIISNFAYSIGENFIASFLPSLGPPRDLGKISGFGWALGYIGGLVAAGFVIVYLGDATAENFERIRWVGPYAALFFMLTAIPTFLWVKEPGARKELPAGETFVSMGFKRLGDTMKEIGEFRDLAIFLISVFFAMAGIYIVISFAFIYGDQVVKWNETVRVLMFVVVQITAAIGAFSFGFLQDRIGAKTTYNITLLLWFLGVLGIWAVTDITDWINLTFSTEFEAQYVFLYIGIIAGLSLGSSQSASRALVGLFSPEQKSAEFFGFWGLSNKIAGVFGIIGLGLLQAEFGLQQSVLFCAFLFLIAIVVCLFVDQHRGEKAADWYHDNRE
- a CDS encoding histone H1 — protein: MSRMDEIKNLTAELEGDLDKFYNKGNKAAGTRARKQLQDLKKLSQEIRLEIQDIKNKD
- a CDS encoding PH domain-containing protein: MKNTPFHKLPPRAIRVWQLGSSIGNLFFFGIPAVYAAVFGMESFHFWIVVTSSVIIALIWVFSVAVLPYLSWKNWRYAVDAKEIDLKRGVLIKNRTLIPLSRVQHVDTRQGPLLRWYNLASVTISTAATTHEIPALDEVIADRVRDQISKYARLAEEDV
- a CDS encoding PH domain-containing protein, with protein sequence MHVWLKKMFEFQRQHPVAAVSRALSLIRGNLITIIVFLVVGARSESFPFLWWIGGGFAFLLIVGVANWWRFLFKVENGELHIKSGVFVRKNLYLSKDRVQVIDITSGVLQRMFGLVRVDIQTAGSTSREAAIDAITIQKAQEINRLLRADEYADESEDQQFKPEEKPHKEFKLPAKELLIAASTSGSFGIALSILATVFSQIEPLISESELFEYLFETLPSQTDFIFFLTVIVIFVVFAWLLSFFSTLFSYGNFNLTVKENEMVITRGVFEKKRVTVPYNRIQAIHVAEGMIRQPLGYASVHLESAGYGDEAGTGSIVLFPLVKKSEVLSLLDEVVPSYQKEMSGLALPKRSLRRYLFRSTFLVTAATAVLYFWLELNNWIWIIPLLALFWGWLKYRAAAVAWAKGAFIFRSRTLSKSTAFINRNRVQNLTISQSPFQRWRKLCTAEIYVASGDRGKSFSVRDIEAETGIWLLNEMQRRKGSETKSEPLEKDDRIIELPGWNQAAN